The DNA sequence CTCCTTTCGGGGGCGGAGTGCATACTCCGGAACTTCACTCTGACAGCCTTGAAGGGCTGATGACTCAATCACCAGGTCTAAAGGTGGTTGTGCCTTCAACTCCTTACGATGCAAAAGGACTTCTGATTTCATCTATCCGTGACAACGATCCGGTTATTTTCCTTGAGCATCTTAAGCTATACCGTGCATTCCGTGAAGAGGTGCCTGAAGAAGAATACACAATTCCTCTTGGCAAGGCTGATGTGAAGCGTGAAGGTTCAGACCTTTCCATCATCACATACGGAGCAATGGTTCATGAATCATTAAAAGCAGCAGAAGAACTTGAAAAAGAAGGCTATTCAGTAGAAGTAGTAGACCTTCGTACAATCGCACCGCTGGACCTTGAAACAATCATTGCCTCTGTAGAGAAAACAGGCCGTGCCATTGTGGTCCAGGAAGCACAGAAGCAGGCAGGCGTAGCTGCTCAGGTTGTTGCTGAAATCAATGAAAGAGCGATTCTCAGCCTGGAAGCTCCAGTTCTCCGCGTAGCAGCACCTGATACTGTCTATGCTTTCTCTCAAGCAGAAACAATCTGGCTGCCAAACTACAAAGATGTACTGGAAACAGCTAAAAAAGTACTTACTTTCTAATAGATCAATTTTTTAATGGGAGAGGGAAGTTTTTTCTCCCTTTCCTGCATCATCACTCAATTTACTAACAGGAAGGTGAACCCATTGTCATTCCAATTCAGATTACCTGATATCGGTGAAGGTATCCACGAAGGTGAAATCGTAAAATGGTTTATTAAACCAGGCGATAAAGTTCAAGAAGATGACGTATTGTGCGAAGTGCAAAACGATAAATCAGTAGTAGAAATTCCATCCCCAGTTGAAGGGACTGTTGAAGAGGTCCACATCAGCGAAGGAACAGTTGCTACTGTTGGACAAGTGCTCGTATCTTTTGACGCACCGGGGTATGAGGATTTACAATTTAAAGGTGAACACGGTGATGAAGCGCCGGCAGAAAAAACGGAAGCACAGGTTCAATCAACAATGGAAGCTGGCCAGGATGTGAAGAAGGAAGAAGCTCCTGGACAGGAAGACGCCGGTAAAGGCACAGTTATTTCCCAGCCCGATGTTGATCCTGACCGCAGAATTATCGCTATGCCATCAGTGCGCAAGTTCGCACGCGACAA is a window from the Bacillus infantis NRRL B-14911 genome containing:
- a CDS encoding alpha-ketoacid dehydrogenase subunit beta, translated to MAQMTMIQAITDALRTEMRNDPNVLVFGEDVGVNGGVFRATEGLQKEFGEDRVFDTPLAESGIGGLAIGLGLQGFRPVPEIQFFGFVFEVMDSIAGQMARMRYRSGGRYHSPVTVRSPFGGGVHTPELHSDSLEGLMTQSPGLKVVVPSTPYDAKGLLISSIRDNDPVIFLEHLKLYRAFREEVPEEEYTIPLGKADVKREGSDLSIITYGAMVHESLKAAEELEKEGYSVEVVDLRTIAPLDLETIIASVEKTGRAIVVQEAQKQAGVAAQVVAEINERAILSLEAPVLRVAAPDTVYAFSQAETIWLPNYKDVLETAKKVLTF